From one Melioribacteraceae bacterium genomic stretch:
- a CDS encoding AbgT family transporter, producing MNLQKLKTPNTFLIIFSLVILAAVSTWFIPAGEFETTIKNGREIVVSGSYHEVESNPQDVFDVLTSPIDGFVDAALIIGFVLIVGGAFGIFTKTEAVDAGIKSIAKAHSKSALVRKLLIPIFMILFSLGGSVFGMGEEVIPFILIFVPMALMLGYDSITGVAIPFVGVGAGFAGAFINPFTIGIAQGIADLPPLSGIEYRIVVWIILTATAIYFVMRYANKIKVNPKLSLTYEMDQKKRENLHTTELDKFEGIDPKHKRVLLIFLLGLIVLVFGVIVYGWYIAEISAVFFATGIAVGIAGKLSVNEITDSFLQGAKDLMATAMIIALARGILIIATDGKIIGTILYALSDPIESLHPIVSSQAMFIIQSMINFFVPSGSGQAALTMPIMAPLGDLVGVSRQTAVLAYQFGDGFSNMIIPTSAITMGVLTLAEIPWDKWARWMIKLQIIFIVLGLILLIPPYFFW from the coding sequence ATGAATCTACAAAAATTAAAAACTCCTAACACATTCTTAATAATTTTTTCACTGGTAATATTAGCTGCTGTTTCAACCTGGTTTATACCTGCCGGTGAATTTGAAACTACGATTAAAAACGGAAGAGAAATTGTTGTCAGTGGTTCTTATCACGAAGTGGAATCAAATCCGCAGGATGTTTTTGATGTACTCACATCTCCGATTGATGGCTTTGTGGACGCTGCATTAATAATTGGATTTGTTTTAATCGTCGGCGGTGCGTTTGGAATATTTACAAAAACCGAAGCAGTTGATGCTGGTATAAAATCCATAGCAAAAGCTCACTCAAAATCTGCATTGGTAAGAAAATTATTAATCCCGATTTTCATGATACTATTTTCTCTCGGCGGCTCAGTTTTCGGAATGGGCGAAGAAGTAATTCCGTTCATTTTAATCTTTGTCCCGATGGCATTAATGCTTGGTTACGATTCAATAACGGGAGTTGCAATTCCATTTGTAGGCGTGGGAGCAGGCTTTGCCGGTGCTTTTATTAATCCCTTTACAATTGGAATTGCTCAGGGAATCGCTGATCTCCCGCCTTTATCGGGAATTGAATACAGAATTGTAGTTTGGATCATCTTAACTGCGACTGCGATTTATTTCGTAATGAGATACGCAAATAAAATTAAAGTTAATCCCAAGTTGAGTTTGACATATGAAATGGATCAAAAAAAGAGAGAGAATCTTCATACAACTGAGTTAGATAAATTTGAAGGAATCGATCCTAAACACAAACGCGTCCTATTAATATTTTTACTTGGTCTGATTGTTCTTGTATTCGGTGTTATTGTTTATGGATGGTATATAGCCGAAATTAGTGCGGTCTTCTTTGCAACGGGAATCGCGGTTGGGATTGCAGGTAAATTATCGGTCAACGAAATAACCGATTCATTTTTGCAAGGGGCTAAAGATTTGATGGCAACTGCTATGATTATCGCGTTGGCCAGGGGAATTCTAATAATAGCAACGGACGGAAAAATAATCGGGACTATTCTTTACGCATTATCCGATCCTATTGAGTCACTTCATCCAATTGTATCGAGTCAAGCTATGTTTATTATTCAATCAATGATAAACTTTTTTGTTCCTTCAGGAAGTGGTCAAGCTGCATTAACTATGCCCATTATGGCACCGCTGGGCGATTTGGTTGGTGTTTCCAGACAGACAGCAGTTCTTGCCTATCAGTTTGGTGATGGTTTTTCTAATATGATAATTCCGACTTCGGCAATAACAATGGGGGTTTTAACCCTTGCTGAAATTCCTTGGGATAAATGGGCAAGATGGATGATCAAGCTTCAAATTATTTTTATTGTTCTCGGGTTAATTTTATTGATTCCGCCGTATTTCTTTTGGTAA
- a CDS encoding response regulator, translated as MSETENRKPHLLVVEDDYENQKFLEIFLKRKFELMICDSADSFYKLINEHDFQIILMDISLRGKKDGLQLTREIREMPKYKDIPIVALSAHAFQKDKENAYQAGVDMFLTKPVQNEVLLETLVNLYKEKNK; from the coding sequence ATGAGCGAAACCGAGAATAGAAAACCACATCTTCTTGTTGTAGAAGATGACTATGAAAATCAAAAATTTCTTGAAATCTTTTTAAAAAGAAAATTTGAATTAATGATTTGTGATTCCGCCGATTCATTTTATAAATTAATAAATGAACATGATTTTCAGATAATTTTAATGGACATTTCTCTTCGCGGAAAAAAAGACGGTTTGCAGTTAACTCGCGAAATAAGAGAAATGCCTAAATATAAAGATATTCCAATCGTTGCTCTTTCCGCACATGCTTTTCAAAAGGATAAAGAAAATGCTTATCAAGCAGGTGTTGATATGTTCTTAACTAAACCTGTTCAGAATGAAGTTCTTCTTGAAACTTTGGTAAACCTCTACAAAGAAAAAAATAAATAG
- a CDS encoding alpha-amylase family glycosyl hydrolase translates to MSSNSLLYEINTRVWIKRFGQNKLLHEIPIAYWKELRAKGFEFIWLMGVWQINPNTIEKYCFEEGLLQEYTNALPDWKKEDVIGSPYSIEDYVVSQSLGDNESLLQLKEQLNSIGLKLILDFIPNHFSAESNLIESNPELFLQGTEKELNIDLKTYFKKNDKIFAHGKDPNFDAWQDTIQINYFNSSARRTMLDKLERISELCDGVRCDMAMLINNSIFSNTWKNNSTLQKSKFPKNEFWFDAIQKIKRKKDFIFIAEAYWNTEWILQQFGFDYTYDKRLLDRLKSENVNEIRSHLFADYSFQQKSIRFIENHDEQRAAKIFNLRKNKAAAIIAYTLPGLKLIYDGQFAGKQVRLPVQLGREPKEEINNDIYSFYNRLLEIIRNETFKNGNWKLLDAVQAWEGNYSNNYFLVWAWEYKSNKRIVIVNYSDQTSQCRIKFDVPLENNEIKLVDLLNEVTYIRNVSEIQADGLYVELRAFQAHIFSIEKDS, encoded by the coding sequence ATGAGTAGCAACTCACTTCTTTACGAAATTAACACACGTGTATGGATTAAAAGATTCGGGCAAAATAAACTGCTTCATGAAATTCCTATTGCATATTGGAAAGAATTACGCGCCAAAGGTTTTGAGTTTATTTGGCTAATGGGGGTATGGCAAATCAATCCTAACACAATTGAAAAGTATTGTTTTGAAGAAGGATTATTACAAGAGTACACCAATGCATTACCCGATTGGAAAAAGGAAGATGTTATCGGGTCTCCTTATTCAATTGAAGATTATGTTGTTTCACAAAGCCTAGGCGATAATGAGAGTTTATTACAACTTAAAGAACAGTTAAATTCAATCGGGTTAAAACTGATTTTAGATTTTATTCCTAATCATTTCAGCGCAGAGTCAAATTTAATCGAGTCTAATCCGGAATTATTTTTACAAGGAACCGAAAAAGAATTAAACATCGATTTAAAAACTTATTTCAAGAAGAATGACAAAATTTTTGCTCATGGTAAAGATCCTAACTTTGATGCATGGCAAGACACTATTCAAATAAATTATTTCAACAGTTCTGCAAGAAGAACTATGTTGGATAAACTTGAGCGAATTTCCGAATTATGTGATGGGGTTCGTTGTGATATGGCCATGCTGATTAATAACTCTATCTTTTCTAATACGTGGAAGAATAATTCTACTTTGCAAAAAAGTAAATTTCCCAAAAATGAATTTTGGTTTGATGCTATTCAAAAGATTAAAAGAAAAAAGGATTTCATTTTTATTGCGGAAGCTTATTGGAATACCGAGTGGATATTGCAGCAATTTGGATTCGATTATACTTATGACAAAAGATTATTAGATAGATTAAAATCAGAGAATGTGAATGAAATAAGATCGCATCTCTTTGCGGATTATAGTTTCCAGCAAAAGTCCATTCGATTTATTGAAAATCACGATGAACAACGTGCTGCTAAAATTTTTAACTTACGAAAAAATAAAGCAGCGGCAATTATTGCTTATACTTTACCGGGATTAAAGTTAATTTACGATGGACAATTTGCAGGCAAACAAGTTCGACTTCCGGTTCAACTTGGCAGAGAACCGAAAGAAGAAATTAATAATGACATTTACTCTTTCTACAATAGATTATTAGAAATTATTCGAAATGAAACTTTCAAAAATGGTAATTGGAAATTGCTTGATGCCGTACAAGCATGGGAAGGAAATTATTCTAACAATTATTTTTTAGTATGGGCTTGGGAATATAAGTCTAACAAAAGAATAGTAATTGTGAATTACTCCGACCAAACATCTCAATGCAGAATTAAATTTGATGTGCCTCTTGAGAACAATGAAATTAAGTTAGTCGATTTACTTAATGAAGTGACTTACATCAGAAACGTAAGTGAAATTCAAGCCGATGGATTATACGTTGAACTAAGAGCATTCCAAGCGCATATTTTCTCTATAGAAAAAGATTCTTAA
- the dnaG gene encoding DNA primase, translated as MRIPESKIEEILNASDIVDVVSAYVQLKKRGKNFFGICPFHQEKTPSFAVNDEKQIYHCFGCGNGGNVFKFLMEYKSISFVEAVQEMAEQLGIKIEYDQNISAKAQNEQEAYYDINLKAAKYFSDNLLKGLAGEYARDYLTGRKLTEKTMRIFGLGFALPGWDNFLKFAKENQIDLQNATTLGLIDKKDNGDYYDKYRNRIMFPIFSTNGRIIAFGGRILDDSENAAKYLNSPESIVYHKKRSLYGLFHAKEEIRKLDRVILVEGYMDVIALFQGGVKNVVASSGTSLTEEQVQLISRFSKNVVLLFDADAAGMKASLRSIELLLKQDFEVKIATLPKGEDPDSFINKFGKDEFEKQINNAQNFLEYQTAQFKEAGLFDDPSKHAEAIREMVKSAALVIDELKRNLLIKSIAKKFGLREKLIETELNKYLDLQNRQQKKIEVRQESKSTSPELTKTKENRQERDLIKLLFSGNPNVMEKIINFILPDEFINPIYKRLAEIIYDCYDHGIKSPASIIEKIEDDNLRQFTLAFAISEESISKKWDNANFNISISSNMDRYVDDLLRKYKLQKIDDQIKATNKRIAETSDESDVIELMKEIKELQAEKKILITETQINNE; from the coding sequence ATGCGAATACCGGAATCCAAAATAGAAGAAATCTTAAATGCTTCTGACATAGTTGATGTTGTCTCGGCATATGTTCAGCTAAAGAAACGAGGAAAAAATTTCTTTGGCATTTGTCCATTCCATCAAGAGAAAACACCATCTTTTGCTGTTAATGATGAGAAACAAATTTATCATTGTTTCGGATGCGGAAACGGCGGTAATGTTTTCAAATTTTTAATGGAATATAAAAGTATTTCCTTTGTTGAAGCCGTTCAAGAAATGGCTGAACAGCTCGGAATCAAAATTGAATACGACCAAAATATTTCTGCCAAAGCACAAAACGAGCAGGAAGCTTATTACGATATAAATTTAAAAGCCGCTAAATATTTTTCCGATAATTTACTTAAAGGTCTCGCCGGTGAGTATGCCAGAGATTATCTAACAGGAAGAAAGTTAACCGAAAAAACTATGCGAATTTTCGGTCTCGGTTTTGCTTTACCCGGCTGGGATAATTTTTTAAAGTTCGCAAAAGAGAACCAAATAGATTTACAAAATGCCACAACTCTCGGTTTGATCGACAAAAAAGATAATGGTGATTACTACGATAAGTATAGAAATAGAATCATGTTTCCAATCTTTTCAACCAATGGACGAATTATTGCCTTTGGCGGCAGAATATTAGACGATTCTGAGAATGCTGCAAAATATTTGAACTCGCCCGAATCGATTGTCTATCATAAAAAAAGATCACTCTACGGTTTGTTTCACGCAAAGGAAGAAATCAGAAAGCTTGACAGGGTAATTCTCGTTGAAGGATACATGGATGTAATTGCTCTATTCCAAGGAGGAGTTAAAAATGTTGTAGCTTCATCCGGAACATCGTTAACCGAAGAACAAGTTCAGCTTATTTCAAGGTTTTCAAAAAATGTTGTCTTACTTTTTGATGCAGATGCTGCCGGTATGAAAGCATCTTTAAGAAGCATCGAACTTTTACTTAAACAAGATTTCGAAGTTAAGATAGCAACTTTACCCAAAGGAGAAGATCCGGATTCATTCATTAATAAGTTCGGAAAAGACGAATTCGAGAAGCAAATTAATAACGCACAAAACTTTCTTGAATATCAAACTGCTCAATTTAAGGAAGCTGGTTTGTTTGATGATCCTTCCAAACATGCCGAAGCTATTCGTGAAATGGTTAAATCCGCGGCACTTGTTATAGATGAACTTAAACGTAACTTGTTAATTAAATCAATTGCAAAGAAATTCGGTTTGCGTGAAAAGTTAATTGAGACCGAGCTTAATAAATATCTTGATCTACAAAACAGACAACAGAAAAAGATTGAAGTTAGACAGGAATCAAAATCAACTTCACCTGAGCTGACCAAAACAAAAGAAAACAGACAAGAACGAGATTTAATTAAATTGCTTTTTTCCGGTAATCCTAATGTGATGGAAAAGATTATTAATTTTATTTTGCCCGATGAGTTTATTAATCCTATTTATAAAAGATTAGCCGAAATAATCTACGATTGTTATGATCATGGAATTAAGTCTCCTGCATCTATAATTGAAAAAATTGAAGATGATAATCTTCGACAATTCACACTTGCATTCGCAATTTCAGAAGAATCTATCAGCAAGAAATGGGATAATGCCAATTTCAACATTTCGATTTCGTCAAACATGGATCGATATGTTGATGATCTCTTACGAAAATATAAACTTCAAAAAATTGATGACCAGATTAAAGCCACAAATAAGCGGATTGCGGAAACTTCCGATGAATCCGATGTGATTGAGTTGATGAAAGAGATAAAGGAACTGCAAGCAGAAAAGAAAATCCTCATAACAGAAACTCAAATTAATAATGAGTAG
- a CDS encoding DJ-1/PfpI family protein: protein MISKSILLILASKDFNEDEYLIVKKTLEKENFKVFIASDAHTLCVGNRGIKVRADVSFFNMRESNFSAIIIIGGNGIKSYWNNLHLHNLINAFAKSNKVIAAICSAPVVLAKAGLLEGKEATCYHKDKQDLENNGAIYIDNPVVFKKNIITAQDASSAQDFAQRIAERLK from the coding sequence TTGATAAGCAAAAGTATACTTTTAATCTTAGCTTCTAAAGACTTTAATGAGGACGAATATTTAATAGTCAAGAAAACTTTAGAAAAGGAAAATTTTAAAGTTTTTATAGCTTCAGACGCACACACACTTTGTGTCGGTAACCGTGGAATAAAAGTCCGTGCCGATGTCTCATTTTTTAATATGCGCGAAAGTAATTTTAGTGCAATTATAATTATTGGCGGAAATGGAATTAAATCTTATTGGAATAATCTTCACTTACACAATTTGATAAATGCCTTTGCCAAGTCAAATAAAGTTATTGCTGCAATTTGTAGTGCACCTGTAGTTCTTGCAAAAGCCGGCTTGTTGGAAGGAAAAGAGGCAACATGTTATCACAAGGATAAACAAGACCTCGAAAATAATGGGGCAATTTACATCGATAACCCGGTAGTTTTTAAGAAAAACATAATTACTGCACAAGATGCATCTTCGGCACAAGATTTTGCGCAAAGAATCGCAGAAAGGCTAAAATAA
- the ispG gene encoding (E)-4-hydroxy-3-methylbut-2-enyl-diphosphate synthase gives MTDKIEKLRNYCNSLTQYSRYKTREVFIGEIPLGGDNPIRIQSMTTTNTMDTIATVEQTIRMVEAGCEYVRITAPSLKDAQNLENIRKELRTRGYNVPLIADIHFTPNAAELAARLVEKVRVNPGNYADKKKFENIEYTDASYEAELERIRKKFTPLVKICKEYGTAMRIGTNHGSLSDRIMGRYGDTPLGMVESALEFVRICEDLDYHNIVLSMKASNTQVMVQAYRLLVQMMNEEGMKYPLHLGVTEAGDGEDARIKSAVGIGTLLEDGLGDTIRVSLTEEPEAEAPVAKDLADRYKSRAGHKPIIPVVEIPKSPTVFLRRKTFEVNGIGGDNPPVVLSDYSNKVVNDYTDLKLIGYTYSPKLDKWNTSDIASDLLFLGDNKLPFEQPNNLKTLYNFESWKEISSDKRAFPVFTLNEFANTNGISPVLNFVQVSIDDINSQNFELTANKNSVVYVLTTNNEHGMAEQRRFFFELLNRGIENPVIVKRKYSNLNEDQYRLYSATDVGGLLIDGFGDGVWLEAENVKFSVATYEAINRISFGILQAARARISKTEYIACPSCGRTLFDLVIVTNMIRKRTEHLKGVKIGIMGCIVNGPGEMADADYGYVGSGVGKITLYKGQNIVKKNVPSEKAVDELINIIREDGNWIEPKVLEE, from the coding sequence ATGACTGATAAAATCGAAAAATTAAGAAACTATTGTAATAGTTTAACTCAATATTCTCGATATAAAACACGAGAAGTTTTCATCGGGGAAATTCCTCTCGGTGGCGATAATCCAATTCGTATTCAATCAATGACTACTACAAATACGATGGATACAATTGCTACAGTTGAACAGACAATTCGAATGGTTGAGGCCGGATGCGAATATGTACGTATTACGGCACCAAGTTTAAAGGACGCTCAAAATTTAGAAAATATTCGGAAAGAGTTAAGAACACGTGGATATAACGTTCCTCTAATTGCGGATATTCACTTCACACCGAATGCAGCCGAACTTGCCGCAAGGCTGGTCGAGAAAGTGCGTGTTAATCCCGGTAACTATGCCGATAAAAAGAAATTCGAGAACATTGAATATACTGACGCTTCTTATGAAGCTGAACTTGAAAGAATTAGAAAGAAGTTTACTCCGCTTGTTAAAATTTGTAAAGAATATGGCACTGCTATGCGGATTGGGACTAATCACGGGTCATTATCCGATAGAATTATGGGAAGATATGGTGACACACCGCTTGGAATGGTGGAATCTGCATTAGAGTTTGTCAGAATTTGTGAAGATTTGGATTACCACAATATTGTTCTTTCAATGAAAGCCAGCAATACTCAAGTGATGGTGCAAGCATATAGATTACTTGTACAGATGATGAACGAAGAAGGAATGAAATATCCGCTTCATCTTGGTGTAACAGAAGCCGGTGATGGTGAAGACGCAAGAATTAAATCGGCCGTAGGAATAGGGACATTACTTGAAGATGGACTTGGCGATACAATTAGGGTATCTTTAACTGAAGAACCCGAAGCCGAAGCGCCCGTCGCAAAAGATTTAGCCGATCGATATAAATCTCGGGCTGGACATAAGCCAATTATTCCTGTTGTTGAAATTCCTAAAAGTCCTACTGTATTTTTAAGAAGAAAAACTTTTGAGGTAAACGGAATTGGAGGAGATAACCCTCCGGTTGTATTATCGGATTATTCTAATAAAGTTGTTAATGATTATACCGACCTAAAATTAATCGGTTATACTTATTCACCAAAGCTTGATAAATGGAATACGTCAGACATTGCGAGTGATTTACTATTTCTTGGTGATAACAAATTGCCATTTGAACAACCAAATAATTTGAAGACACTTTATAATTTCGAAAGCTGGAAAGAAATTTCATCTGATAAACGAGCGTTCCCGGTTTTCACTTTAAATGAGTTTGCAAATACAAATGGTATATCTCCGGTATTAAATTTTGTGCAAGTCTCGATAGATGATATAAATTCTCAAAACTTTGAGCTAACAGCAAATAAAAACTCGGTTGTCTACGTGTTGACTACAAACAATGAACACGGGATGGCTGAACAAAGAAGATTCTTTTTCGAACTCTTAAATCGGGGGATTGAAAACCCGGTTATAGTAAAGAGAAAGTATTCCAATCTAAACGAAGATCAATATAGACTTTATAGCGCAACAGATGTCGGTGGATTATTAATTGATGGATTCGGTGACGGAGTTTGGTTGGAAGCTGAGAATGTAAAATTTTCAGTAGCTACATACGAAGCAATCAATAGAATTTCATTCGGTATTTTACAAGCGGCAAGAGCAAGAATATCCAAAACAGAATATATAGCTTGTCCTTCATGCGGCAGAACATTGTTTGATCTTGTAATTGTGACAAACATGATTCGTAAAAGAACCGAACACTTAAAGGGAGTAAAGATTGGAATTATGGGTTGCATAGTTAACGGTCCGGGTGAAATGGCTGATGCCGATTACGGTTATGTTGGTTCCGGAGTTGGGAAAATCACTTTGTATAAAGGTCAGAATATCGTAAAAAAGAATGTTCCTTCCGAAAAAGCAGTTGATGAATTGATAAATATTATTCGAGAAGATGGTAATTGGATTGAACCTAAAGTTTTGGAAGAATAA
- a CDS encoding Nif3-like dinuclear metal center hexameric protein yields the protein MIAEDLIKYVEYWAPPGAAWERDNVGLQVGDRRKRVTNVLLALDLNKEVIKDALKKNCNFIFTHHPFIFNPIKKLDFTKDPKAEIIKIAVQKELIIFSAHTNLDFTKDGVSFELAKTLALKNISFLLNQENNQVKIVVFVPGNDIEKVALAIFNAGGGIIGEYSNCSYRVKGEGTFKGSDESNPTIGKKGKPETVEEIRLEVLAEQWKIKHIISEMIKVHPYEEVAYDVYPLNNKNVNYGMGAIGKLENGMKQNDFLDHVIKKLKAKNLRFTKGKSSSINKVAVCGGSGSELLNAAISSGADAFITADVKYHTFQDAENKILLIDAGHYETEIHSLNIVQKRLQKFIKENKSGLKVYKYSGTTNPISFYKT from the coding sequence ATGATTGCAGAAGATCTTATAAAATATGTTGAATATTGGGCGCCCCCCGGTGCCGCTTGGGAAAGAGACAACGTCGGACTTCAAGTGGGGGATAGGAGAAAGAGAGTTACGAATGTTCTTCTTGCCCTAGACCTCAATAAAGAAGTTATAAAAGACGCGCTAAAGAAAAACTGCAATTTTATTTTCACTCATCACCCCTTCATTTTTAACCCAATTAAAAAGTTAGACTTCACAAAAGACCCGAAAGCAGAAATTATTAAGATCGCAGTTCAAAAAGAATTAATAATTTTTTCCGCCCATACAAATTTAGATTTCACAAAAGACGGTGTAAGTTTTGAACTTGCGAAAACACTTGCGTTAAAGAATATTTCCTTTCTACTGAATCAAGAAAATAATCAAGTTAAGATTGTTGTATTTGTTCCGGGTAACGATATTGAGAAAGTTGCATTAGCAATTTTTAATGCCGGTGGTGGAATTATCGGTGAGTATTCAAATTGTAGTTATAGAGTAAAGGGTGAAGGTACATTCAAAGGTTCTGATGAGTCGAATCCAACCATAGGGAAAAAAGGGAAACCAGAAACTGTTGAAGAAATAAGATTAGAAGTATTGGCGGAACAATGGAAAATAAAACATATAATTTCTGAAATGATAAAAGTTCATCCATATGAAGAAGTTGCCTACGATGTTTATCCGCTTAATAACAAGAATGTAAATTATGGAATGGGTGCAATCGGCAAGCTTGAAAATGGAATGAAACAAAATGATTTTCTTGACCATGTTATCAAAAAATTGAAAGCCAAAAATCTAAGGTTTACAAAAGGCAAATCTAGTTCAATAAATAAAGTCGCGGTCTGCGGCGGAAGTGGATCTGAATTGCTTAATGCTGCTATCAGTAGCGGAGCTGATGCATTTATCACGGCTGATGTTAAATACCATACTTTTCAAGATGCCGAAAATAAAATCCTTCTAATTGATGCCGGGCATTACGAAACAGAAATTCATTCACTAAATATTGTCCAAAAAAGATTACAAAAGTTTATTAAAGAAAATAAAAGTGGTTTAAAAGTTTATAAGTATTCCGGGACTACCAACCCGATAAGTTTTTATAAAACATAA
- a CDS encoding C4-type zinc ribbon domain-containing protein, protein MVNRLSALFELQLIDDQLDELEELRGDLPAAVNDLKGQMQTLKDQSDEKERQKEESLKKRKHNDNEVADLKESLKKFKAQLYQVRNNKEYDALTKEIDHTEEEIERLETENLALEDLVEQLKMQIDEVKPELEKLQEELAEKEDELKQIIKANEKEEARLLDRREKSVANVKKPDYNTYMRIRKALGGKAIATINRAACTGCHNVVPPQRQLEIRQSKRIYSCESCGRILVSSEISDEVTKKFKL, encoded by the coding sequence TTGGTAAACAGGTTATCAGCTTTATTCGAACTACAATTGATTGATGATCAATTGGATGAACTGGAGGAACTACGCGGCGATCTTCCGGCAGCAGTTAATGATCTTAAGGGACAAATGCAAACTCTTAAAGATCAATCGGATGAAAAAGAGAGACAGAAAGAAGAATCTCTTAAAAAACGAAAACATAATGACAATGAAGTCGCTGACTTAAAAGAGAGTCTAAAAAAATTCAAAGCCCAACTTTATCAAGTCAGAAACAACAAAGAATATGATGCTCTCACAAAGGAAATAGATCATACCGAAGAAGAAATTGAAAGATTAGAAACTGAGAACTTAGCTTTAGAAGATCTTGTTGAACAATTGAAGATGCAGATTGATGAAGTAAAACCCGAACTTGAGAAACTTCAAGAAGAACTTGCTGAAAAAGAAGATGAACTTAAACAAATAATTAAAGCAAACGAAAAAGAAGAAGCTCGCCTTTTAGATAGAAGAGAAAAATCAGTCGCAAATGTAAAAAAACCCGATTACAATACCTACATGCGAATTAGAAAAGCTCTTGGCGGTAAAGCAATTGCAACAATTAACAGAGCTGCTTGTACCGGATGTCATAATGTGGTCCCGCCGCAAAGACAATTGGAAATTAGACAAAGTAAAAGAATTTACTCATGTGAATCATGCGGAAGAATTTTAGTTTCTTCAGAAATTTCTGATGAAGTAACTAAAAAATTCAAACTGTAA
- the ybaK gene encoding Cys-tRNA(Pro) deacylase, giving the protein MKKTNAIRILEAQKINFTFHPYEFNEEELDAVSVAKKINAEPEQVFKTLVAIGTDNNHYVFVIPGNYELNLKKAASASGIKKIEMIKMKDLLEVTGYIRGGCSPIGMKKLFPTFIDESALLFENIYISAGQRGMQIFINPENLAEIINAKFEDLI; this is encoded by the coding sequence ATGAAGAAAACCAACGCGATAAGAATTCTTGAAGCACAAAAAATCAATTTCACTTTTCACCCTTACGAATTTAATGAAGAAGAACTGGATGCAGTTTCTGTTGCAAAGAAAATAAATGCAGAGCCGGAACAGGTTTTTAAAACATTAGTTGCTATAGGTACTGATAATAATCATTACGTATTTGTAATACCCGGAAACTATGAACTAAATCTTAAGAAAGCAGCATCTGCTTCTGGCATAAAGAAAATTGAAATGATTAAAATGAAAGATCTCCTCGAAGTAACAGGATATATTAGGGGAGGTTGCTCGCCAATCGGGATGAAAAAATTATTTCCCACATTTATTGATGAATCTGCATTATTGTTCGAGAATATTTATATAAGTGCCGGACAAAGGGGGATGCAAATTTTTATCAATCCGGAAAACCTTGCCGAAATCATAAATGCTAAATTTGAGGATTTAATTTAA